GGAGCTAAGCTTCCAGATCCGTTTAGACGCATTCAACGTCATCAATCACACGAACTTCACTCAGCCGAATTCGTCGCTATCCGTTACCACAACATCGAACTCGGCTGCCGCAACGTTCCTCAACAGCACAAGTTTCGGCCAGATTACCGGCACGCAGCCTTCGCGAAGATTGCAACTATCGAGCCGCTTCTTCTTTTAGCCTCCAGGTGGTGAGGAGTACAGGGCGGCCGGAACGAGTCGGTACCCGGTACTCCCACCGCCCTCTTTTCCAAAGCTATTCCGCATTTGCCTTGCCTCAAATATTGCTTCGCAAGGAATAACGGCTCGACTGCTCCGAGCCGTTATTCCTTGCTACGCCACATTCAAGAAGCAAAGGCCAAACGAGTATGGCCCCGGCCCGGTATCTTAGTCGCAGAATTATCTTCATGTTTAGAATTACCTTGATCGCCTCCGAGTCGGTCAGCCAGCGTCTTCCGTCAACTGTCCCCAACAGGCAGTTCGCCCAGGCATCCTGCACACGGCGAGAACTGTAACCTAAACTAGATACAGTATGACGTCAGATAAGGCAGTCCTCATCCATTTTTCCGGGCACGATCATCCCGGACTCACGGCAGAACTTACCAGCTCACTCGCCCGTCATCAGATCGTAGTACTGGATATTGGGCAGGCAGTCGTCCACGAAAGCGTCTCGCTCGGAATTCTGATCCAAATGCCTACTGCCGGCAGCTTCGCTTCCGCGAAGACTGACTTGACGGCCCGCGCGAACGAACTCAATCTCCAGGTGCGGTTCGTCTCCGTTCCCGATGACTCGCTCCATCACTGGCTGCGCGGGTTGCACAAGCAGCACTTCATCATTACCGTCCTCGGTCGCTCCATTTGCGCAAACCATCTTGCGCGCGTAACTTCCATCGTCGCGGCACATGAAATGAACGTGGATCGCATTGACCGTCTCTCCGGCCAACTCTCGTCCGACGATCCTTCCGGAAATGCTTGCATCGAACTGGCAGTCAGCGGCGAAGGCGCGCGCGAGCCCGCCATGCGTGCCGAGTTCCTCGTCGCAGCGCAGCAACTCTCCATCGACATCGCCTTTCAACGTGAAAGCATCTTCCGCCGCAACCGACGCTTGTTCGCATTCGATATGGATTCGACGCTGATTCAGGGTGAGGTAATCGATGAACTTGCAAAACTGGCTGGCGTTGGCGATCAGGTTTCACGGATTACAGAAGAGGCGATGCGGGGTCAATTGAACTTCGACGAGAGCTTCCGCCAGCGCGTTGCACTGCTCAAAGGTCTAGAAGAACAGCACATCCACACATTGTTGCGTAAGATTCCGCTTGCAGAAGGCGCAGAGAGACTCATCCGCACTCTTCGGCTGCTTGGGTACAAAACGGCCATCCTTTCTGGTGGCTTTACGTTCTTTGCCCATCATCTTCAGCAAATGCTCGGTATCGACTATGTCCACGCGAATGAGCTCGAAATCATCGACGGGGTCGTAACTGGTCGCGTGATACCTCCCATCGTGAATGGCGATCGCAAAGCCGATCTTCTAGCGGAAATTGCCCGCGACGAAGACATTTCACTGGAACAGGTAGTGGCTGTCGGAGACGGAGCGAACGACATCCCGATGCTGAGGCTCGCGGGAATGGGTATCGCCTATCGCGCCAAACCGTTGGTACGCCAAAGTGCCCCTCAGTCCATCTCGTCATTGGGCTTGGATGGATTGCTCTATTTGATTGGCGTTCGCGATCGCGACCTTCATCCCCACGAACCGTCGGCCTGAAAACGATCGGCCCGCCACACTCATGACGCAATTTCATCTCAAACAAACGCCATACCTTGACACCTCAATAGCATAGGGACTCGCCTTCTTTTGCAGCAAATTTGAACGCCACTGATCTCATCATCTTTGATCTTTCCATCTACTCTTTCTAAATCCGTTGCAGACACAAGCGCGCGAGCCAGACTTCAGCTCGCGCTAGCCTGGTTTCTACTCGGGCCATTGAGGGCATCGACATCAGAAAGCGAAGGAAGCTGATAAACGATTGCTCCATCGGATCCTTTTCCTTGAGCTGAATCGGGTCAGCGGCTAACTTGCGATTTCCGGAAAGATCGTCACGCGCAGATGCGTCGCCCCGTAAGGTACCAGCGTAATCTTCTCGGTTTCTGAATCTACCTGCGCAAAGGCTAGGTCCGGTAGGGGCGGAGTGAACAGCTGGTCGCTCTGATTTGTCCTATCTTGCAGCGTGTAACCTTCAACCTTACGCGCGGCTACAGAGAGGGTGACGGCTGGATGCGACCACGGATCGTCTGCAAGTTCTTCTGTGGACTGCTCTACCTTCACCTGATTTTCGAGCGCTTCAGAGCCGAGGACGAGAGCGTAGTTCCACGAACCGGCAGGGTTGGCGTTGTATCCCGGGAAGGCGGCAGTTGAATAGTCCGGTACAGTAAAGGTGGACCAATCCTCCTGAATAGGCAGAGAGAAAACCAGT
This is a stretch of genomic DNA from Edaphobacter acidisoli. It encodes these proteins:
- the serB gene encoding phosphoserine phosphatase SerB, giving the protein MTSDKAVLIHFSGHDHPGLTAELTSSLARHQIVVLDIGQAVVHESVSLGILIQMPTAGSFASAKTDLTARANELNLQVRFVSVPDDSLHHWLRGLHKQHFIITVLGRSICANHLARVTSIVAAHEMNVDRIDRLSGQLSSDDPSGNACIELAVSGEGAREPAMRAEFLVAAQQLSIDIAFQRESIFRRNRRLFAFDMDSTLIQGEVIDELAKLAGVGDQVSRITEEAMRGQLNFDESFRQRVALLKGLEEQHIHTLLRKIPLAEGAERLIRTLRLLGYKTAILSGGFTFFAHHLQQMLGIDYVHANELEIIDGVVTGRVIPPIVNGDRKADLLAEIARDEDISLEQVVAVGDGANDIPMLRLAGMGIAYRAKPLVRQSAPQSISSLGLDGLLYLIGVRDRDLHPHEPSA